The Coffea arabica cultivar ET-39 chromosome 2c, Coffea Arabica ET-39 HiFi, whole genome shotgun sequence genome includes the window GAAATACCATCAATCTTTAAGTACAGATTTTTCTCATGGATGGTCCAGACCTGTGTTTTTAACTGGCTGTGGGCATGTCCACACTCCACTAGGGTTTCCACTAAAATTTTTCGTTTGGACCATATTTATTTGACTCATTAACGGTAAAGTTATAATGACAACTCTGCTAAACTTTCAGGGGGAAAAttaggggaaaaaagaaaaagaaaaacaaagaaaatgagggatataaatagaaaattgtTCGCCCCTGCCCCAGAGATCATATGCTCATGCTACTGCTTTCCCATGAGACCAGAGAAATGGTCAATTTATTAAACGACATTAAGTCAGGGAGAAACTAAAATTAACCAAACATCATGATCTAATTAATACgctaatgatatatgatggattaTAGATGATGAGTCTAAAATCAAACAGATAACCATACGATAAAGGAATTAACAACTAAAAGACTGATTAGTCATTATATCATGCTACTTGCAATATATTCGTCTAAACAGGCTGGTTTCTTGAGCATTTCGGTGGCAGCTTCGCCAAAAACTTCCTCTTCCCCTTCAAAAGCATTTTTTGCTATCGATTCAACGTCTTCATCATCATTCAATGCACCCCATGTTATCGCAAAAATGGAGACCCCCTTCATCACACACCCTGTTGATGGAAGCCTGACCACTTTCGCATACCACAACTTTAGTTTCGGATCACTTTTATTGCCAGCCATATTTGTTCCACTCCTCAACTCAGCAAGCTTTGCCGTCCCCAAAACAGCCTTCCCTTGTTTCATTCGATCTGTAATTACGATGCTTTGAATCCGAGCAGGTAAGACAGGAGCAAATGTTCCGAACATTGTCAACATCGACCGAGCATCTTCTGAGACCTCCTCCAAAATGCACATCTCTTTCTCCATTTCTCGCCGGGCCAACACTACTACTTTTTGATCATTTTCCTCCTCTTCATTATGACAGACAGCAGGGCCTAAAGAGGCAGCGCTCCTTGCATGAAACAATATGAAGCCTCCAGAATTCTCAGGCTTGCTTTCTGCTTTCCACTTGAATATGGGCCCTGTTGGAAATTTGGGACTGTCTAGACCACCTTCAGTTATTAAGCTTGAAGGAGTTTTCAACATCTTACGCGACCCCGAGAATTCAACTTCCACATAGAGAAATTCGAGGGACCTGAATTTCATTATGAACCTGACCAATTGCAGAAGCAAGGTTATGCTTTTAtcagaagaagaggaggagggACGAGACTTTTGGGAGAGCCCGCTTAGGAAACGAAAGGGATTTACTCTCTTGAGGGAATGGAGGAGTTTCCTGGGCATGGATAGAGACTGAAATGTGGCGGTGGAAGTGGGTGCATGAGAAGGAACCCCGCCAGGGATGCCAAAAATAGTGCAAGAAATGGTCTGGGATTGAAGAACCAGGCAGGCAAAGCGTTTTGAGAGCAAATAGCAGCTGAAGAGGGTTTTGGCTTCAGGGATCTTGCCAAGTATATGGGATACTATCAGTTCATCTGGTAACCGATTGAAGTGATTTTGTTCTTCTTCTCCTTGAGGAATTTCTTTTGTAATCACAACGATTTCATTTTCATAAGTCGCCATTTCCTGTAACTCTCTCAATTCAATTTTCTGAATAGGGAACTGAATTCTGAATTTTCTTGAGGTGGGATGAGGGTAAGAAAATCTCTTTATATAGGACCACTTCTCCTTGCCACCCAAGAATAAGGCATTTACCCCTTGGAAGATGCAATTTACAGGTGTCAGAACCAGCTACAAGGGAACCATGCAATTAGGTGTGATGCAAGTAGGACAAGCGGCATATTCTTATTGTGCAACTAGCAGAGGATGCAAAGGTAGTCGCTGTGATTTATCTATTGGCATCATCATGAGATGCTCTCACGAAAACGAAATTGGTATTTCTCGGCAAGAAAAGAATTTCCAGGCACGTGTTCTAAATTGACAgaaatactaccaaaatattTACCTATTAGAGACATACAATACAGTTTATTTGGGCaagtttttccatttttttttaatcctttttCGTTTGAAATTAGTTGAGTAGTTGTAGGACCTAATGCAGAGTCTTGATTCCAATTCATCTCCATGCATTTGAAATTTGTATACCACATGAAATAGAAACTAAAAGGCAAATTCTGACTTTCTGATACACATTTTCTGAGTGCAGTGTAATTATGCATCTTATAGAATATGGGAACGATAAGTTCATTATTAACCATGTTTATACGTTCGTATACAGTATGTATACTTGGCTATTAAATTTGTTAACCAATTGATAAATGCTCAGTTGTTTGGAGTCCTATTCCTGAATTTATCATTACCATTTTTGAACTCCACTTCCACTGATGCAGGGGGAGCAAGAGTATGATGATGTTTGACTCGTAGCTGAGTTTTGTAAAAGATCTGCTTTTTTTCTGAAAATATAGAGGAGCAAGGAGCACAAGTTTTTCTCATTGGAAACAGCAACATGGCCATCTTAATTTAGAGAAAATTGACAAAGCTTACATGCCATGCCATGAAGGTAGatgaaagaaaaacagaaatcaAGCGAATGTAGGCAGCTGATAGGCTGTATATGAACAATTCCAGATCAGTCTCAGAATCTAACAACTAGTATCAACTTCAGATTGATCCAATCATTATCAAATCGGTAGTCTGGCAGGTTTCTTCAGCATATCAGAAACAGCTTCACCAAAAATCTCATCCCCTTCAAAAGCATCTTTTGGGACAGATTCAAAATCTTCATCATTATCAGTAGCTCCCGCTTTCAGTGCTAAAACAGTCACCCCCTTCATCGCATTGCCTGAAAAAGGCAGCCTAAATAACCACAGCGGCACTCCACACCTTGAGCTTCCCATCATTTCGGGTCATAACCGTACTTCTACTCCGCAACTCAGCAAGCCTTTCCGCCCCCAAAACAACCTTCCCTTGTTTCATTGAATCAGTAATTACAATGCTTTGAAGCTGTTCCGCCAGAAAAGGAGCGGCTTCTGTAAACGGAATCAACCTGAGAAGAGCATCTTGTACAGCATCCTTGAAGATGCACAGGTGTTCGCATGCGCCTCGTCGGGCCGTCAGTTCTTCTCCATGATTATGATTCATGCTCACCACCACCATCAGCCACAGGAGCAAGACCCTTTGCAAGAAACATTATAAAGCTTTCTGAGCTTTGACTCTTGAACTCTCTCCATTTCGTGCAACTCTCTCAATCCTCACGGGCAACTGCTTTCTGATTTTCTTTGCCATGGGCTGGAAGTGGAAGAGACTAGCTGAGACAATCTTTGTTTTCAGATTATAGAGTATAGCGGGGCTAATCGTGATTTGGTACCCAAGAACATGGTAGGATCATGGAGTGGAGAGGTTAGAGCTAGTGCTACAGCGCTGCTCTGTCATGTTTTGAGGGCGTTGTTGGTTTTTGTCTCTTCTCAGGTGTCAGTTAGTCCCCGAGCTACAAATTTGGATAATTCAGAAATGGAAAGCTAATATGCGACTCATGCTATTTTATCAAGCTACGCTATCATAACCGCTTGGTACTTTCACAAAAAGACTCGAAACAAGCGACAATCATTTGATTGTGCTTTGCAGCTAAATGCCCATGCAAAACAACCCGAAAAGAAAGTTGACTTGTTTTCTCCTCTCTTCGTTAAAGTCCACGTCTAAATCACAGGTGACAAATCTACAAACTTGGGGAGAAGAAAGGTTACGAAGAAGCAAAACTTGGATGATCCGAATACAGTAGTGTGGTGAGCTAGCAATTGTAAAATCCGTTTCATCTACTTGAATGGGTTCAGAATACTCCTCGTGTGTTTTGCTACAAATtaaaagaggaaaaacaagatgaactcttAATACTCGTAATGAGACGGAATCAAAATTCATCTGCTCGAAACATTTCCTCAGAACTCCCTGTTGAGCATTCTTCACTGTATAGCTAGCTTCTCTTATCAAGGACATACAGTTTTAGAAAAGGCGAGCATGTTTATTTCAATCTCATCTATCATGACCATGGATCggaatttttttgagaaatatatTTGCAACATTTTGTATGTACGCTCCAATTCACTCTAGTAACTCACGTGCATCACATTTTAAAAAAGTACTTGGAAAATGCAATTGAATGAATATCAATCATCAGGAGACGCAACTGGAGTTTATATAGACGTCATTTGTTGAAAGACTTGAATCAATGGCCTATTGATTTCTGTTATTAAAATCCCAAAACAGCATAAAAGCTAATTTCTTTTTGTACCCTGTTAATAAaactttttcaactttttgattAAGCATATAGCACCTACTAGGTCAAGAAGATGAAAAGCATACTGTAGTAATTtgacatacatacatacatatatatatatacatatatatatatatatatatataaaataaaataaaaaagtgattaaaaaatatattaacaaaaaaatataaaaattttctgcaaaaaatcacaattcaagcAAGGCCTTATTTTCTGGCCCACTAAAAGTTCACCACATATATTTGCTGCACAAAATGACTAAACAGTCCACGAAATAGAAGCTCCAAAAAAGTTCGAGACTCCTCTCTCAGTACAAGCTGAGACGAAATGAAAAGTCCTGTGCCGGCAGAACTTCATGTGAAATCAAATCCCTCTTCATCATTTCCACTGCAGCTTCCACATAAACTTGGTGATCATCTTCCCCATCAAAAGCTTCTTTGGCAATCAAAAGATCATCATAATCGCTCCTCTCGTTGCCTTTGCTAATAAAAAGAGTTACAATCTTCATCACACCGCCTGACGATGGAAGCTTCAGAAACGGTGCGTGCCACACTCTGATGCTTGTCTCTCCATCCCCAAAATTACTATTTCCATTCCTCATCCGAATAATATCCCTTCGTGCAAAACGAACCTTTCCTTCCCTCTTTGAGTCAGCGACCACAACTTTTTGAAGGGATTCTGGCAGCAAACGAACCAGCATTTTCACGAAGTTGAAGCGCCAACAGGCCATGTTCATACAACAATTGAAAAACCGCCTAAGCAAACTTATTAGATCAGGATTAACCGCATTGCCCTGATCATTATCGTCGTCAGTAGTAGTTAATCGAAGGCTTCTAGCTGTAAGGACGATGAAGCTTGCAGATTCGGAGTCAATCTTCCACTTAACTACTGGTGGGTCCACGTCGACGGTGAGATTCCGAGAATAGTCAAGTTCGACatagagggattttatggagctGAATTTAGCCAAAAATTTGGCAGAGGTTTCGAAATCGAGGACTTGCCCGGGGGCCCTGGCCCAATAAAGATCAACTCTGAGGGAAATAACCTGGGTTTGGTAAACTAGAGAATAAAAACGCCTGGAAACTAATGAAATCAAGCAGAGGGACTTGGCCTCAGAGATTTTGTCCAGAATATGGGAAACTATCAAGTCGTCTGGCAAGAGTTTGAAGGGATTCTTTGACGATTCTTCTCGTTTCAGAATCGAATGTGGCGGTTCTTCAGCTGCTAGCACAGTCTGGTGGAGTGAATCCTCCATTTCTCACAGAAATTTGAGTCTGAACTCTCAGATTGCTGAAGCAGAGAACTGATCTTGCAGCATTTAACTACACTGAtgatttttggagattttttaatatttgttgGTTCTCGTGCCCTAGGTGTATCGTGCAGTATAAGGCTATAAGCCACGGACTGACCAATCCCGGTCACGCAGAGGAGGAGAAGAAGGGAAGAGGAATTAGTCAGTCCGGGAAATTGAAATGAATGGCGGGAAAAAAGGAATTCTACTATCTCTCTGAAACAAGCTTTGCTTTGGGCTCTCTCTATGGGGACTGGGCTCCCAGCTAAAGCCTATTGAGGAATTTCCACTTTGACCACCAATTGTAAGATTCGAAAGGGCAAATGCACTGCAATTTTCTTAGTGTaactaaaaatttaattaaattttccTTACCATTGCGCATTTTGCGTACCACAAGCGATCCCATTGCAACCAAGCTCCTGTTGTTAAATTAGGGCAAATAACATTTTAGCTCCTGTtgttaaattagggttttttccCACCTAACCAAATAAGCAGCCAATGCAAAATCTTGCGCCTTTGGGGGTGCGGGTGGTGATCTTCTGAGAGTAGCATTCTCCCCGAAGAAAATAATTCACTTTGAATTATAAACTATACAAGAATTACGTAAGGTATAAAAGTGATTAGGAAATGCAgctacaaaaaatataaaaaattttctgcGTAAAAAAGATGACTAATCCTTTTCTCTCCCATACATAATTTCTCCGAAAACATGAAATCTTCTTTTCTGTTTTATTTTGGCGAAATTTTCTCATCTTTTTTACACTCAAATCGAAATGttctcttcttttgttctcttttcTGTGCACAAGTGTATACCCCCAAGTTATAGATCACAATTAACATATCCCGCCAGATCAGATAAAGTGAAGAAAATCACGAAGAAGCGTATTAGAATATTACAACATGGTTGAgctaaaaattttaaactcaGGTGCTTAGAAAATTTCGGTGGAGTGGATGTAGAATTTAATTTGTTAATGTATTCAAAATTGGTATTTTCAAggaaaatacaagaagaaaataTGAGACACAACTAAAGCTTCATTGTTTACACTTGACATTTGATAATACAGCTGTTACATGTTTTGAGCATCTGGTGAAAGTCATACTTCTGTTATTCAAAAGTTGTGTGCAAGAGAAGTCGATAGTTGCATCTTTTGTTGAAGTAGTTTAACATAGTTGTATTATCTATTAGAGCTGTATTATCTATTAGGGTTAataccactttgtccccccaaactttggacgattacccacttcagtccctaaacttcaaaatgggacacttaagttcctaaacttataaatacctcccacttaaggaaaattgttaacaaatcctgaataccgttggtggtcgaagtgtcccattttataagggtttagggatttaagtatcccattttataagtttagggatttaagtgacaggtatttataagtttagggactgaaatgggtaatcgtccaaagtttggggggacaaagtggtatTAACCCTATCTATTATGTCCTTAATTATACTTTGTCGGAAGAATGGATTATAGACCACCAgcctcaattaaaaaaaaaaaaaaaaaaaagggttgatGTTCAAGGGTTTGACCAGCCCCGAATGTCATCAACACCGCGAAAACAGGTTAAATTAATTCTAAGCCCAAGTCATCGTATTACTCGGACATGATTATGATTTACTGCAAACATTCGCAAACAGTCTTGTAAATGTGGAAGAATGACTTGCACTTTATTCAACCTAATTTAAACTGCTCATCAAGATTCAGTTTTagatgatgaattggtcagtaaTTTGCTCctacaagaaatttctgttaAATAGAATTATGTCTTTGGAAGCTGCCACCAAATTATGTTTCTGCCCCAAAAGGAAATTGCTTGCCGTGGCTGCTGACCAGCTCGAGCCCAAGCCAACGTAATTTAGAAAGAGTTTTCGGGCAGCTTCCCGTGCAACTTCGAGGAAGGCCTACCACCTGACGCCGCCATGTAACGGCCAAGAAATTTAACTGCAAAAGCGCCCCGAATCCAACGTAAGACACCCTCATCTGTACATTAGTTGGCATCTCCTTCGCCCCTACCACTCCTTCCACCAAGAAATTTCGCTCTTTGATCGATCTTCTGCCCATCCCTTGTTATTTAAAGCCCTCTAGCACCATCCCTTCCTTCACATCAACTTCTTGTCTTAGGCTCTTAGCCTCTCCTTCGTGCATCAATATTTGGTACCGAAAATAATGGCATTAAAAGGGTATCTTGTCGAGTTTGAAGACTTCTTCCCTACAATGGTGGAGAAACTTGGCGCAGAAGGATTCTTGGATGAGCTAGGCAATGGGTTTAGGTTGCTGATGGATGAAGAAAAAGGGCTGATCACATTGGAgagcttgaagaaaaattcaGCCTTGTTAGGTTTGCAAGACATGAAGGATGACGAATTGCGATCTATGTTAGAAGAAGGGGATTTGGATGGCGACGGGAAGCTGAATGAAATGGAGTTTTGTGTTCTTATGTTTAGATTGAGTCCTGAACTCATGAAGACTTCAAGAGTGTTTGTTGAAGAAGCTATATTAAATGAGTTATAGGCTCTAATTTAGCAAGTAATGGTACTGTAGATTAGTAGATAAAGCAAGGGCCTCCATCCTATTGCTTGTGTTTACTAGAACGTACTTCTCGAATTAATTTTGTTTACAATAGGACTAATTACTTTCTGTAAATTTTGTCTCATGAATTTTGGCTCATCGGCAGGTACATGAAATCCTAGATCAAATTGCAGTAACGGCGTGACTTTGGAGTATATATTCTATAGTAATGTGCATATCGGAAGCCTGATTGATTAAGTTTAATTAATTGTTTATCCACCGACAAAGTTCGGAGTAGCATCTTCCCAAAGAAAGCACAGCCAAAAAACAGAGAAAGATCGTCCAACCATATTATGCTTTGTCATTTGAAGGCAGTCCTATTAGGCGCACTAAAATAATGAGCCATTTCTAAGCTACAAACACGTACATGTGAAAGTTGAAACCATTTTCGTCATTCAAAAAGGAAAACGAAGACTTGTGAAAGGAGAATAGGGAGATTAAAATTGACCATTAAGGTATGCACATAATGTTGCATGACGTATAAACGAGTACTACTATAACAAGGAAGCTCGACTTTGATCTTTGGCTTCACTATCCATTAGTTTACAGTTAAGTAGTTTTCTCGAGTTTTCGTAAGAAGGAAATTATTCGAGTAGCCACTAAACTTTTCAAATAGTCGAGTTTTGGGTGttcaattattaataatatatttgtACCTACTAAATTATCAAAAGTGTAAATTTTAGGTCATACAATCTATTTTGTTGTTAATTCTGCCATACCTAACTATTAATAATACGTCTCATGAATCGTGCAAATCCTTGAATCTAGCAGAGTTAACGGTGCAATCAAATAAAATTGTccaaaattatacttttaaattttaatagttTAATGGATAAAAGTATACTGTTAATAATTGAATGGCTAAATCTTGactattcaaaaaattcaatgaTTATCCGAATAATTTGCTCTTAGTTTTCTCGCACggagttttcactttttttttttaggtttttgTTATCCCATTAACATATGGTTACTTGTGTCAATGTAACTGATCATCTTCTTAGCTGTCTGACTTTAGAGGTTGTACTTGTTTGGTATAGTGTGCAAATGAAATGTGTAAAactcaaaatgcataaaaaaaaaagattcaaaaTGTATAAGTGAATCTTAAGAGATGCACGAATAAGATTTATATTGTACAAGCGAGACTTGAAAATAACTGTCAAAATGGACTAAGGGTCCGTTTGATtcaatgtaaaatattttcaacgAAAAATGTCTTCCATGAAAAATTTTATCAAGGAAAATAATATCCTTCTCCATGTTTTTTCCTGTGTTTGGGAGGAGATGGAGACTACAAACCTTTAGTGGACTATTGCACAAGTGGTGGGTTTTGTTCTGAAACTTAAGGCTGGTGGAAGAGCTTGAATGGATAGTCTCACGACTAACGATGCGGACATAAAAAATAACTTCAATTCATTTATATGGGAAGTCATTTTACACCATctaatgtaaaatattttcgacaggaaaaatttttcccaaaacaataacccaaccaaacaatagaaaatcaagaaaacattttctggaaaatattttccttccaaacaAACAGACGCTAAGGGTTTATTGATTGCTGTGCAATCGCATCCCCGTCTCTAGAATTCAGAGTTTTTCAAACCACCAAAGATGTGTgagcaaattgaaaattatctttttgttttcttctcccaagtagggctgcaaacgagccgagccgagtcgagttttgagctaatcgagccgagtctcgactaaattttaccgagatcgacgagctggcaattttcgagctcgagctcgactcgaatcaagtcgagccgagctcgagctcgaaaaaaataaaaaaaaattattttatttttaaaaaaataaaaaaaataatatttttttctgaataaataataaaatattaaggatatatacgtaatttcactatgaaaataaaaaattaaaatatatttatatataatatacgtaattttattattaaataaaaataaaaaatatatataaatatatatactcaagctcgcgagcctaacgagcttaatattctgagctcgagtttgactcgagctggctcgagctcgattaatcacgagctcgactcgagcttgactcgagccgctcgcgagcggctcgattcgtttgcagccctactccCAAGTTACA containing:
- the LOC140035498 gene encoding F-box protein AUF2-like — protein: MATYENEIVVITKEIPQGEEEQNHFNRLPDELIVSHILGKIPEAKTLFSCYLLSKRFACLVLQSQTISCTIFGIPGGVPSHAPTSTATFQSLSMPRKLLHSLKRVNPFRFLSGLSQKSRPSSSSSDKSITLLLQLVRFIMKFRSLEFLYVEVEFSGSRKMLKTPSSLITEGGLDSPKFPTGPIFKWKAESKPENSGGFILFHARSAASLGPAVCHNEEEENDQKVVVLARREMEKEMCILEEVSEDARSMLTMFGTFAPVLPARIQSIVITDRMKQGKAVLGTAKLAELRSGTNMAGNKSDPKLKLWYAKVVRLPSTGCVMKGVSIFAITWGALNDDEDVESIAKNAFEGEEEVFGEAATEMLKKPACLDEYIASSMI
- the LOC140035499 gene encoding F-box protein AUF2-like, yielding MEDSLHQTVLAAEEPPHSILKREESSKNPFKLLPDDLIVSHILDKISEAKSLCLISLVSRRFYSLVYQTQVISLRVDLYWARAPGQVLDFETSAKFLAKFSSIKSLYVELDYSRNLTVDVDPPVVKWKIDSESASFIVLTARSLRLTTTDDDNDQGNAVNPDLISLLRRFFNCCMNMACWRFNFVKMLVRLLPESLQKVVVADSKREGKVRFARRDIIRMRNGNSNFGDGETSIRVWHAPFLKLPSSGGVMKIVTLFISKGNERSDYDDLLIAKEAFDGEDDHQVYVEAAVEMMKRDLISHEVLPAQDFSFRLSLY
- the LOC113721982 gene encoding calcium-binding protein PBP1-like, coding for MALKGYLVEFEDFFPTMVEKLGAEGFLDELGNGFRLLMDEEKGLITLESLKKNSALLGLQDMKDDELRSMLEEGDLDGDGKLNEMEFCVLMFRLSPELMKTSRVFVEEAILNEL